One stretch of Lemur catta isolate mLemCat1 chromosome 2, mLemCat1.pri, whole genome shotgun sequence DNA includes these proteins:
- the CCL24 gene encoding C-C motif chemokine 24, protein MAGPVSIAAGFLLLVLCAHHLAPMDSVTIPISCCMTFVSKKIPESRVAGYRLSNGSICPKAGVIFTTKKGLKFCGDPKQQWVQKYMKNLDAKQKQASMRARAVGVKVPAQKRPGNSTTT, encoded by the exons ATGGCAGGCCCCGTGAGCATCGCAGCTGGATTCCTGCTCCTGGTCCTGTGTGCCCACCACCTTGCCCCCATGG ACTCTGTGACCATTCCCATTTCCTGCTGCATGACCTTTGTTTCCAAGAAAATTCCCGAGAGCAGAGTGGCCGGCTACCGACTGTCGAACGGGAGCATCTGCCCCAAGGCAGGAGTGAT CTTCACCACCAAGAAGGGCCTGAAGTTCTGTGGAGACCCCAAGCAGCAGTGGGTCCAGAAGTACATGAAGAACTTGGATGCCAAGCAGAAGCAAGCTTCCATGCGGGCCAGGGCAGTGGGCGTCAAGGTCCCTGCCCAGAAACGCCCTGGCAACAGCACCACCACCTAA